The genomic window CCGGAGGCTTTATTGAGGCTGGCGGACGAATTTGGTATCATTTTTGACGATGAGATGAAGCACATGCCGCAATTGTGGCATGCGCCGGTGGGGGCGGAGCTGGCCCGGCGCGATTTCGGCGTGACCGACGAGGATGTGCTGTCGGCTATCCGCTACCACACGACGGGGCGTGCCGGGATGTCGGCGCTGGAAGCCATCGTGTTCCTGGCTGACCTCATCGAGCCGGGGCGGACGTTTCCGGGCGTCGAGGAGTTGCGGCGGCTGAGCCGGGAAGACCTGAACGCGGCGCTGCTGGCCGCGTACGACGGGCTCATCCGCTACGTGCTGGACCAGGGAGGTTTGCTGCATTCCGCTACGACTGCTGCCCGCAACGATTTGTTGCTGCGGCAAAGCTAGCCACGGAGCGCAGTCGGCGCGGCGTGTGCTGGCTTTTTTAAGTTGTGGGGAGGACTAAGCGGCGGCAAGGCGTAACGTCTGCTGCACCGCCAACGAAAGGTCTTGAGGTGTATGGAGCGGTCCGGCGTCGACATCGAACAGGAACTGCAAGCGTTCGAGGAACGGCGCAGGCGTCGCCGGGAGCGGCGCAAGCGGCAGCTCGTCATGACGGTGGTTGTGACGGTGCTCGCCTTGCTGCTGTTCGGTTTGACGGCC from Bacillota bacterium includes these protein-coding regions:
- a CDS encoding phosphohydrolase, whose protein sequence is MEGHGYGDVKAVAEEVRRRLSPARFAHVEGVVQSAAELARRWGVSEDKAVLAAWLHDVAKELPPEALLRLADEFGIIFDDEMKHMPQLWHAPVGAELARRDFGVTDEDVLSAIRYHTTGRAGMSALEAIVFLADLIEPGRTFPGVEELRRLSREDLNAALLAAYDGLIRYVLDQGGLLHSATTAARNDLLLRQS